From a single Gemmatimonadota bacterium genomic region:
- a CDS encoding pyridoxal-phosphate dependent enzyme, which produces MPLNVHDNILGAIGHTPLIRLNAIVREVSATVYAKVETFNPGHSIKDRMALRMVEDAERSGLLKPGGTIIEGTSGNTGMGLALAAIVKGYRCIFTTTDKQSREKVDALRAFGAEVVVCPTDVDPEDPRSYYSVSSRLVAETPNSWKPNQYDNLSNSAAHYESTGPEIWEQTEGRVAHLVVGVGTGGTICGTGRYLKEKNPAIKVWGIDTYGSVFKKYKETGIFDKHEIYPYVTEGIGEDFLPANVDFSIVDHFEKVTDRDAAIYTRELVRSEGIWVGNSAGSALAGLLQLKDRFKAGEIVVVIFHDHGTRYIGKMFNPDWMRRMGYENLEGPTARSLVKTKTGADLVGVEETATVEQALARMVANDFSQIPVTKEERVVGSLREAHAYACIVKDHAVRHALVRSIMQPAFPFVDIETPVELLAPMITPESPAVLVRDFPAAKTYVLTGYDVLQVI; this is translated from the coding sequence ATGCCACTCAACGTCCATGACAACATCCTCGGCGCGATCGGCCACACCCCGCTGATCCGTCTCAACGCCATCGTCCGCGAGGTCTCGGCCACCGTCTACGCCAAAGTCGAGACCTTCAATCCCGGCCACAGCATCAAGGACCGGATGGCGCTCCGGATGGTCGAGGACGCCGAGCGGAGCGGCCTGCTCAAACCGGGCGGCACGATCATCGAAGGTACCAGCGGCAACACCGGCATGGGCCTCGCACTCGCGGCGATCGTCAAGGGCTATCGCTGCATCTTCACCACCACCGATAAACAGTCGCGCGAGAAGGTCGACGCGCTCCGGGCGTTCGGGGCCGAGGTGGTGGTCTGCCCGACGGACGTCGATCCCGAGGACCCGCGTTCCTATTACTCGGTGTCGTCCCGGCTGGTGGCCGAAACGCCCAACAGTTGGAAACCCAACCAGTACGACAATCTCAGCAACTCGGCGGCCCACTACGAATCGACCGGGCCGGAAATCTGGGAGCAGACCGAGGGCCGGGTGGCCCACTTGGTGGTGGGGGTCGGGACCGGCGGGACGATTTGCGGCACCGGCCGGTACTTGAAGGAAAAAAATCCGGCGATCAAAGTTTGGGGCATCGATACCTATGGGTCGGTCTTCAAGAAGTACAAGGAGACTGGGATTTTCGACAAGCACGAGATCTACCCCTACGTCACCGAAGGAATCGGCGAGGATTTCCTCCCCGCCAACGTCGATTTCAGCATTGTCGATCACTTCGAGAAGGTGACGGACCGGGATGCCGCGATCTACACTCGCGAGCTGGTCCGGAGCGAAGGGATCTGGGTCGGAAACTCGGCCGGTTCGGCGCTGGCGGGGCTGTTGCAGCTCAAAGACCGGTTCAAGGCGGGTGAGATCGTGGTGGTGATCTTCCACGACCATGGCACCCGGTACATCGGCAAAATGTTCAATCCGGACTGGATGCGGCGGATGGGCTATGAGAATCTCGAAGGGCCGACCGCCCGAAGCCTGGTCAAGACCAAGACCGGTGCGGACCTCGTGGGTGTCGAGGAGACGGCCACGGTAGAGCAGGCGCTGGCCCGCATGGTGGCCAATGATTTTTCGCAGATCCCGGTTACCAAAGAGGAGCGGGTGGTCGGCTCGTTACGGGAGGCGCACGCCTATGCCTGCATCGTCAAAGATCATGCGGTCCGGCACGCGCTGGTCCGGTCGATCATGCAGCCCGCATTTCCGTTCGTCGATATCGAAACACCGGTGGAGCTGTTGGCGCCGATGATCACGCCGGAGAGCCCGGCGGTGTTGGTCCGTGATTTTCCGGCGGCCAAGACCTACGTGCTGACGGGATACGACGTCCTCCAGGTAATCTAA
- the hpaE gene encoding 5-carboxymethyl-2-hydroxymuconate semialdehyde dehydrogenase, with protein sequence MALGQSGTAIAPEFITKVREKLGGSVIPHFIGGEFVPGHRGETFETLDPSTNQLLARVARGHAEDIDRAADAAHQAFQSWRKLAPKARRTHLIRIAAVLDKHGDELATIECLDAGQVIKVVRAQIARAAENFSFYAEYADKAMDGRTYPVGHEWLNYTLRVPVGACGIITPWNSPLMLATWRIAPALATGNTVILKPAEWSPLTAWKLARIIQEADLPPGVFNVVQGFGEEAGAPLVAHPKVPLITFTGETTTGTIVTKNAADQLKRVSLELGGKSPSVVFADADLDRALDGTVFQIFSLNGERCTANSRVLIQASIFDDFVAQLEARTKAVTVGHPLDPNTEVGPLIHPEHCDRVLGYLDIGKREGARLVAGGHRVGTEGNYVAPTLFTGDNRMRIAQEEIFGPVLVAIPFTDEADALAKANDVKYGLAAYIWTSDVARAHRMALGIEAGMTWINSHNVRHLPTPFGGVKFSGTHREGGEHAFEFYTEIKNVAVPLGTHPIPQFGKR encoded by the coding sequence ATGGCTTTGGGCCAGAGCGGGACGGCCATTGCGCCGGAGTTCATCACGAAAGTCCGCGAGAAGCTCGGCGGGTCCGTCATTCCCCATTTCATCGGCGGCGAGTTCGTGCCGGGGCATCGGGGCGAAACGTTCGAGACCCTCGATCCCTCCACGAACCAGTTGCTGGCCCGGGTGGCGCGGGGGCACGCCGAAGACATCGACCGGGCGGCCGACGCGGCCCATCAAGCCTTCCAGTCGTGGCGAAAGCTCGCGCCCAAGGCCCGCCGGACGCACCTGATCCGGATCGCCGCGGTCCTCGACAAACACGGCGACGAACTCGCCACCATCGAGTGCCTCGACGCGGGCCAAGTGATCAAGGTGGTCCGGGCCCAGATTGCCCGGGCGGCCGAGAATTTCAGCTTTTACGCCGAGTATGCCGACAAGGCGATGGACGGGCGGACTTACCCGGTGGGCCATGAGTGGCTCAACTACACGCTCCGGGTGCCGGTCGGGGCCTGCGGGATCATCACCCCGTGGAATTCGCCCCTGATGCTGGCCACGTGGCGGATCGCCCCGGCGCTCGCCACCGGCAACACCGTCATCCTGAAACCGGCCGAGTGGTCGCCGCTGACGGCCTGGAAGCTCGCCCGGATCATCCAGGAAGCCGACTTGCCGCCGGGGGTCTTCAATGTGGTGCAGGGGTTCGGCGAAGAGGCCGGGGCCCCGTTGGTGGCGCACCCCAAGGTGCCGCTGATCACCTTCACCGGCGAAACCACCACCGGCACCATCGTTACCAAGAACGCCGCCGATCAGCTCAAGCGGGTCTCGCTCGAACTCGGCGGCAAATCGCCGTCGGTCGTCTTTGCCGACGCCGACCTCGACCGCGCGCTCGACGGCACCGTGTTCCAGATCTTCAGCCTCAACGGGGAACGCTGCACCGCCAACTCCCGGGTCCTGATCCAGGCCTCGATCTTCGATGACTTCGTGGCGCAGCTCGAAGCCCGGACCAAAGCGGTCACGGTGGGCCATCCGCTCGACCCCAATACCGAAGTGGGCCCCCTGATCCACCCCGAACATTGCGACCGGGTGCTTGGCTATCTCGACATCGGGAAGCGTGAAGGCGCCCGGCTCGTGGCCGGCGGACACCGGGTCGGCACCGAGGGCAACTATGTCGCCCCGACCCTGTTCACCGGCGACAACCGGATGCGGATTGCCCAAGAAGAGATCTTCGGCCCGGTCTTAGTCGCGATCCCCTTCACGGACGAGGCCGATGCCTTAGCCAAGGCCAACGACGTGAAGTACGGCCTCGCGGCGTATATCTGGACCTCCGATGTGGCCCGGGCCCACCGAATGGCGCTCGGCATCGAGGCCGGGATGACCTGGATCAACAGCCACAACGTCCGCCACCTGCCGACGCCGTTCGGCGGGGTCAAGTTCAGCGGCACCCACCGCGAAGGGGGCGAGCATGCCTTCGAGTTCTACACCGAGATCAAGAACGTGGCCGTGCCGCTCGGCACCCACCCGATCCCGCAGTTCGGCAAGCGTTAG
- a CDS encoding CocE/NonD family hydrolase has product MRNHQSLSLALLLATTSACGPRPDAAPAAAATRVSTFGEYRGYSDSLYSEWVRESHYVTMRDGVKLAVDIIRPAVNGVAVAQKMPVVWTHSRYHRGAAPAGAFQASLDPTAKPVPAWRTDSIPPKVNSQVDGNSGLQRLVKYGYVVVSAQVRGGGASYGRYQGLFSPAETQDAFDLMDWMVKQAWCDGNLGMFGGSYLGITQYMAASTKHPALKAIFPNVAAFDMYDVLYDGGIYRQNMIEHWGRLTHALDVGFPEPPVDEDSTGAMWREALGQHAKNWNVITEWRGAKFRDHKTANFDLMQFQPSTFLMAMNQSGVAAYHWGGWFDIFARDEMLWFRNWSGIDRVTMGPWSHARPDSAMGVEQGRIMAAEQHRWFDRWLKGIPNGIDKDAPVNYALMVDPGRWTWEHADAWPLPAVRNVDYFFGAGPSGNVKSPNDGLLAAGTAGAAGQDLWKVDLTTTTGTASRWDNAVGQGAMKYPDMTPNDAKALTYTTAPLAADVTVIGHPVVTLYVSSDQTDGDFYAYLEEVDSTGFSRYVSEGMLRASHRTPAKPPWDNLDLPWNMNQKGDVTPLVPGTMVELKFDLQPTATVFNAGHRIRVTIAGADVDNTEKPPVRGRPTVTLHRGGEMASRIALPIR; this is encoded by the coding sequence ATGCGAAACCATCAGAGCCTCTCCCTCGCCCTCCTGCTCGCCACCACGTCGGCGTGCGGGCCCCGACCCGACGCGGCCCCGGCGGCCGCGGCAACCCGGGTCTCCACCTTCGGTGAATACCGCGGATACTCGGACTCGCTCTACTCGGAGTGGGTCCGCGAGTCCCATTACGTGACGATGCGAGACGGCGTCAAACTCGCGGTCGATATCATCCGGCCGGCGGTGAACGGCGTGGCCGTTGCCCAGAAGATGCCGGTGGTCTGGACCCACTCCCGCTACCACCGCGGGGCAGCGCCGGCGGGGGCATTCCAAGCGAGCCTCGACCCGACAGCCAAACCGGTTCCCGCTTGGCGGACCGACTCGATCCCTCCCAAAGTCAATTCACAGGTGGACGGGAACTCCGGGCTCCAGCGCCTCGTCAAGTACGGCTACGTGGTGGTCTCGGCCCAGGTCCGCGGCGGTGGAGCGTCCTACGGCCGCTACCAGGGTCTGTTCTCCCCCGCCGAAACCCAAGACGCCTTCGACCTGATGGACTGGATGGTCAAGCAGGCCTGGTGCGACGGAAATCTCGGCATGTTCGGTGGTTCCTATCTCGGTATCACCCAGTACATGGCGGCGAGCACCAAGCACCCGGCCCTCAAGGCGATCTTCCCGAACGTCGCCGCGTTCGACATGTATGATGTGCTCTACGACGGCGGGATCTACCGCCAGAACATGATCGAGCACTGGGGCCGGCTGACCCACGCCCTCGACGTCGGGTTCCCCGAGCCCCCCGTGGACGAGGATTCGACCGGCGCCATGTGGCGCGAGGCACTCGGCCAGCACGCCAAGAACTGGAACGTGATCACCGAGTGGCGCGGGGCCAAATTCCGGGATCACAAGACGGCCAACTTCGACTTGATGCAGTTTCAGCCGTCCACTTTCCTGATGGCCATGAACCAGTCCGGTGTGGCCGCCTATCACTGGGGCGGCTGGTTCGACATCTTCGCCCGCGACGAAATGCTCTGGTTCCGGAATTGGAGCGGCATCGACCGGGTCACTATGGGGCCGTGGTCCCACGCCCGGCCGGACAGCGCCATGGGCGTCGAGCAGGGCCGGATCATGGCAGCCGAACAGCACCGGTGGTTCGACCGCTGGCTCAAGGGCATCCCGAACGGGATCGACAAGGATGCGCCGGTCAACTACGCGCTGATGGTCGATCCCGGCAGGTGGACCTGGGAGCACGCCGACGCCTGGCCGCTGCCGGCGGTCCGGAACGTCGACTACTTCTTCGGGGCCGGGCCCTCAGGCAACGTCAAGTCGCCTAACGACGGTCTGTTGGCGGCGGGCACCGCCGGCGCCGCGGGCCAAGACCTCTGGAAGGTCGATCTCACCACCACGACCGGCACCGCCTCGCGGTGGGATAACGCCGTCGGCCAGGGCGCGATGAAGTACCCCGACATGACGCCGAACGACGCCAAGGCGCTCACCTATACCACCGCCCCCCTCGCGGCCGACGTCACGGTGATCGGCCATCCGGTGGTCACCCTGTACGTCTCCTCCGATCAAACCGACGGCGATTTCTACGCGTACCTCGAAGAGGTCGACTCGACCGGGTTCTCACGCTACGTGAGCGAGGGAATGCTCCGGGCCTCGCACCGGACCCCGGCCAAACCCCCGTGGGACAACCTCGACCTGCCGTGGAATATGAATCAGAAGGGCGACGTCACCCCGCTCGTACCTGGGACGATGGTGGAGTTGAAGTTCGACCTCCAACCGACCGCCACGGTGTTCAATGCCGGCCACCGGATTCGGGTGACGATCGCGGGCGCCGATGTCGACAACACCGAAAAGCCCCCGGTCCGGGGGCGCCCTACCGTGACTCTCCATCGCGGCGGGGAGATGGCCTCGCGGATTGCGCTCCCGATCCGATGA
- a CDS encoding branched-chain amino acid aminotransferase: MTPASICYYNGAWHEGPTPLMDSDSNAGWMANTVFDGARAFGGFAPDLDLHCERIIRSARTLEMRPPVTAPQIEALAREGIKRFPVGAELYVRPMMWIQEGTTIINPDSTRFALVITPAPLPPPTGFSATLVPFRRAAPDQAPTEAKASCLYPMSILAMSYARARGFDAAVIRSPDGTVAEFAAQNLWLVKDGVYATPVPNRCFLAGITRARVMKLLKEAGHRVEERVVTVEDLAEADEIFSTGNQGKVLPATRYEDRTLTDHEGAMAARLLYFEFAKSEPI; the protein is encoded by the coding sequence ATGACCCCGGCCTCGATTTGCTACTACAACGGCGCCTGGCACGAAGGACCGACTCCACTCATGGATTCGGATTCCAACGCCGGCTGGATGGCCAACACGGTTTTCGACGGCGCTCGAGCGTTCGGGGGTTTCGCGCCCGACCTCGACCTGCACTGCGAGCGCATCATCCGGTCGGCCCGGACGCTCGAAATGCGGCCCCCGGTCACCGCCCCTCAAATCGAAGCCCTGGCGCGTGAGGGCATCAAACGGTTTCCGGTCGGGGCTGAACTCTATGTCCGGCCCATGATGTGGATTCAGGAAGGGACCACGATCATCAATCCGGATTCCACCCGATTCGCCTTGGTCATCACGCCGGCTCCCCTGCCCCCGCCCACCGGTTTCTCGGCCACCCTGGTGCCGTTCCGGCGGGCGGCGCCGGACCAAGCGCCCACGGAGGCCAAAGCCAGTTGCCTCTATCCGATGTCGATCCTGGCCATGAGCTATGCCCGGGCCCGCGGTTTCGACGCCGCGGTGATCCGCTCGCCCGACGGAACGGTGGCCGAGTTTGCGGCGCAGAATCTCTGGCTGGTGAAGGATGGCGTTTATGCCACGCCGGTGCCGAACCGGTGTTTCCTCGCCGGGATCACCCGAGCCCGGGTCATGAAGCTCCTCAAGGAGGCGGGACATCGAGTAGAAGAGCGGGTCGTCACAGTGGAAGACCTGGCGGAAGCGGACGAGATCTTCTCAACCGGCAATCAAGGCAAAGTGCTGCCGGCCACCCGATATGAAGATCGAACGTTGACCGACCATGAGGGCGCCATGGCGGCGCGGTTGTTGTACTTTGAGTTCGCCAAGTCTGAGCCCATATAG
- a CDS encoding 5-carboxymethyl-2-hydroxymuconate Delta-isomerase — MPHLIVEYTDNLGDGARIPELLAKANRILMDQGGVFPTGGIRSRAHRLTEYAVADQAADYGFVHARLTIGAGRPEAVTRATGDQLFAMFKEHFAELFQARPLAISFELYETSEAWSWKHNNLHARFKQP; from the coding sequence ATGCCCCATCTCATCGTCGAGTACACCGACAATCTGGGCGACGGGGCCCGGATCCCCGAGTTGCTCGCGAAGGCCAACCGAATCCTGATGGATCAGGGCGGCGTTTTTCCAACCGGCGGGATCCGGTCCCGGGCCCACCGGCTGACCGAATACGCCGTGGCCGACCAGGCCGCCGACTACGGATTCGTCCACGCCCGGCTCACGATCGGCGCCGGCCGCCCCGAGGCCGTCACACGCGCCACCGGCGACCAACTCTTCGCGATGTTCAAGGAACACTTTGCCGAGCTGTTTCAGGCCCGGCCCCTGGCGATCTCGTTCGAGCTCTACGAAACCAGCGAGGCCTGGAGCTGGAAACACAACAACCTGCACGCGCGCTTCAAGCAACCCTAA
- a CDS encoding nuclear transport factor 2 family protein has product MFTRPGLALAAAVTLSGTWLVTPKGPALSAPDLLEIQSLYTQYNWSLDTGDAEAWAATFTPEGVFTIVDQGAAGINAGHEALRKFATGFHATLGAHVKHWNTNLMITPSATGATGRVYLVLVDFATRPASLLASSTYSDELVKTKVGWRFTNRTVKGDVAPTKP; this is encoded by the coding sequence ATGTTCACCCGACCCGGACTCGCCCTCGCGGCCGCCGTCACCTTGAGCGGCACCTGGCTCGTCACGCCGAAGGGTCCCGCCCTCTCGGCCCCAGACCTGCTTGAGATCCAGTCGCTCTACACCCAGTACAACTGGTCGCTCGACACCGGCGATGCCGAAGCCTGGGCCGCCACCTTTACGCCAGAGGGCGTGTTCACCATCGTAGACCAGGGCGCGGCCGGGATCAACGCCGGTCACGAGGCACTCCGCAAGTTCGCGACCGGATTCCACGCCACTCTCGGCGCCCACGTCAAGCACTGGAACACCAACTTGATGATCACCCCGTCGGCCACCGGCGCCACCGGCCGGGTATACCTGGTGCTGGTCGACTTCGCCACCAGGCCGGCCTCGCTCTTGGCGTCGTCGACCTACTCGGATGAGCTCGTCAAAACCAAGGTGGGCTGGCGGTTCACCAATCGCACTGTCAAGGGCGACGTCGCGCCCACCAAGCCCTGA
- the hpaH gene encoding 2-oxo-hepta-3-ene-1,7-dioic acid hydratase produces MDPALFAELARRLDESERSRKQIRQFSLEFPDLTIADGYAIQGHWVAMKLARGRNVRGHKIGLTSKAMQYASNISEPDYGVLLDDMFFENGATIPPDRFIVPRVEVELAFVLGRRLAGPDCTLADVLAAADSVVPAVEIIDARIQQIDPETKVTRKVTDTISDNAANAGILLGGRPFKPTEGDMRWVSALCYRNGEIEVSGVAAAVLNHPANGVAWLANKLAPYGVALEPGEVVLGGSFVSPVAARPGDEFHIDFGAYGTIDCRF; encoded by the coding sequence GTGGACCCCGCACTCTTTGCCGAGTTGGCGCGACGGCTCGATGAATCGGAACGGAGCCGGAAGCAGATCCGGCAGTTTTCCCTCGAGTTTCCGGACCTGACCATCGCCGACGGCTATGCGATTCAGGGCCACTGGGTCGCGATGAAGCTGGCGCGGGGCCGGAACGTGAGGGGTCACAAGATCGGCCTCACCTCCAAGGCCATGCAGTATGCCTCGAACATTTCGGAGCCGGACTACGGCGTGCTCCTCGACGACATGTTCTTCGAGAACGGGGCCACGATTCCGCCCGATCGCTTCATCGTGCCCCGGGTCGAGGTGGAGCTGGCCTTCGTGCTCGGCCGCCGGCTCGCGGGTCCTGACTGCACCCTGGCGGACGTGCTCGCGGCCGCCGATTCGGTGGTCCCGGCGGTCGAAATCATCGACGCAAGGATTCAGCAGATCGACCCGGAGACCAAGGTGACGCGGAAGGTGACCGATACGATTTCCGATAACGCCGCCAATGCCGGCATCCTGCTCGGCGGTCGCCCCTTCAAGCCCACCGAGGGCGACATGCGTTGGGTTTCGGCGCTCTGCTACCGGAACGGGGAGATTGAGGTCTCGGGGGTGGCGGCGGCGGTGCTCAACCATCCGGCCAACGGGGTGGCCTGGCTGGCCAACAAGTTGGCGCCCTACGGCGTGGCGCTCGAACCCGGCGAAGTGGTGTTAGGCGGTTCGTTCGTGAGCCCGGTCGCGGCGCGCCCTGGTGATGAATTCCACATCGACTTCGGAGCCTACGGGACGATCGACTGCCGGTTTTAG
- a CDS encoding 2-hydroxyhepta-2,4-diene-1,7-dioate isomerase, with translation MKRARVMFQGTEWAATESDGMVRLSDGRMLAEADVGWLPPVVPRTIFAVGLNYADHAKELAFTPPTVPLVFLKGANTICGHFSRVSRPADVTFMHYECELAVIIGRTARRVRQADALDYVAGYTVANDYAFRDYLENYYRPNLRVKSRDHATPLGPWLVDQADVPDPANLRLRTTVNGSETLAGSTSAMIFSVAWLIEYLSGFLTLSPGDLILTGTPDGLANVQAGDIVTTEVEGVGRLTSTIVGD, from the coding sequence ATGAAGCGGGCCCGGGTGATGTTCCAGGGAACCGAATGGGCGGCCACCGAGTCCGATGGGATGGTCCGCCTTTCCGACGGCCGGATGCTGGCCGAAGCGGACGTGGGGTGGCTCCCGCCGGTGGTGCCGCGAACCATCTTTGCCGTTGGCCTCAACTACGCCGACCACGCCAAGGAACTCGCCTTTACGCCACCGACCGTGCCGTTGGTCTTCCTCAAAGGCGCGAATACGATCTGTGGGCACTTCTCCCGGGTCAGCCGCCCGGCCGACGTGACCTTCATGCACTACGAGTGTGAATTGGCCGTGATCATCGGCCGAACCGCCCGCCGGGTCCGCCAGGCCGACGCGCTCGACTATGTGGCCGGCTACACGGTGGCGAACGACTACGCGTTCCGCGACTACCTCGAGAATTACTACCGGCCGAATCTTCGGGTCAAAAGTCGTGACCATGCCACCCCGCTTGGCCCGTGGCTGGTTGACCAAGCCGACGTGCCCGACCCCGCCAACCTCCGGCTTCGCACCACCGTCAACGGCAGCGAGACCCTGGCCGGCTCGACCAGCGCCATGATTTTCTCGGTGGCGTGGCTGATCGAGTATCTGAGCGGCTTCCTGACTCTCTCGCCGGGCGATCTCATCCTGACCGGCACGCCCGACGGACTGGCCAACGTCCAGGCCGGCGATATCGTGACCACCGAAGTCGAAGGGGTGGGCCGGTTGACCAGCACCATCGTGGGAGACTAA
- a CDS encoding methyltransferase domain-containing protein, whose amino-acid sequence MELLKDVRDVSQIGYGFMASKALFAALDLDLFSVLARGPATPDELAVTAGIPAKRLQTLLTALRALGLVGTDPDGRFINSPAAANFLAKSSPNYYGDYFRFQIDRQVYPHMNDLLPAIHGRAARPFYELTVDPDEARHFSVAQHVGSLGPAHLLSRRLGAVTWRRLLDVAGGTGAFSITLCHRNPALSATILDFPKICDVAASYVAEAGLTDRIALLRGDARTTDWPGNQGAVIMSYLLSAVAATDLAPLLSRAYASLAPGGTLILHDFMVTDDLAGPASAALWLLFNVVSDPDAPQLTPGMLIGAARAAGFVDAEEFELLPGITRAVVARRAPA is encoded by the coding sequence ATGGAACTGCTCAAGGATGTTCGAGATGTGTCTCAGATCGGCTACGGATTCATGGCCTCCAAGGCCCTGTTTGCCGCCCTCGATCTCGATCTGTTTTCCGTCTTGGCGCGGGGGCCCGCGACGCCCGACGAGCTGGCCGTGACCGCCGGCATCCCGGCCAAGCGGCTCCAGACGCTGCTCACCGCCCTCCGGGCCCTCGGCCTCGTCGGGACCGATCCCGACGGCCGCTTCATCAATTCGCCGGCGGCGGCGAACTTCCTCGCGAAGTCGTCTCCCAATTACTACGGGGACTACTTCCGTTTTCAAATCGACCGGCAGGTCTATCCGCATATGAACGACCTGCTGCCGGCCATCCACGGCCGGGCCGCTCGTCCTTTCTACGAACTCACCGTCGATCCCGATGAAGCCCGGCACTTCAGCGTCGCCCAGCATGTCGGCTCGCTCGGGCCGGCCCACCTGCTGTCCCGCCGGCTCGGAGCGGTCACGTGGCGGCGGTTGCTCGACGTGGCGGGCGGCACCGGGGCGTTCTCGATCACGCTCTGTCATCGGAACCCTGCGTTGTCCGCCACCATCCTCGACTTCCCAAAGATCTGTGACGTCGCGGCGAGTTACGTGGCCGAGGCGGGTCTTACGGATCGGATTGCGCTCCTCCGCGGTGATGCGCGAACCACCGATTGGCCGGGCAATCAGGGCGCGGTGATCATGTCGTATCTCTTGAGTGCCGTGGCGGCCACCGACCTCGCGCCGCTCCTGAGCCGGGCCTATGCCTCGCTGGCGCCGGGCGGGACACTGATCCTCCACGACTTCATGGTGACCGACGACCTGGCCGGACCGGCGTCGGCCGCCCTCTGGTTGCTGTTCAATGTCGTGTCGGACCCGGACGCACCCCAACTCACGCCAGGAATGCTGATTGGGGCCGCACGGGCCGCGGGTTTCGTCGACGCGGAGGAGTTCGAGTTGCTGCCGGGAATCACCCGAGCGGTCGTTGCCCGCCGAGCGCCCGCTTGA
- a CDS encoding M28 family peptidase produces the protein MAKTFSRRYTSLRLPPNIGVPMCPFTVLLIVALAACTDKAPPPGPAATTDTWTALRANERTGRFVIDTLWDRPTHFEDWYFRSDHLPYARLGVPGLMYSTNLHEDYHTAGDIPERIDYAKLTRMARWMYLTGVIVPSHLLDAGSSQPVPKDGSCAGISAPAACCRFCSLG, from the coding sequence ATGGCAAAGACATTTTCCCGGCGCTATACTAGCCTGCGGCTTCCCCCGAATATCGGAGTTCCCATGTGTCCGTTCACGGTGCTGCTAATCGTCGCCCTCGCGGCCTGCACCGACAAGGCCCCGCCTCCGGGGCCCGCGGCAACGACCGACACCTGGACGGCGCTTCGGGCCAACGAACGGACGGGGCGGTTCGTGATCGATACCCTGTGGGACCGGCCGACCCACTTCGAGGACTGGTATTTCCGGAGCGACCACCTGCCGTACGCGCGGCTCGGGGTTCCGGGGCTGATGTACTCCACCAACCTGCACGAGGATTACCACACCGCGGGCGATATCCCCGAGCGGATCGACTACGCCAAGCTCACCCGGATGGCACGGTGGATGTACCTGACGGGGGTGATCGTTCCGTCGCATCTTCTTGATGCCGGTTCTTCCCAACCCGTACCCAAGGACGGCTCATGCGCTGGAATCTCCGCACCCGCAGCATGTTGTCGCTTTTGTTCGCTGGGTTGA
- the hpaD gene encoding 3,4-dihydroxyphenylacetate 2,3-dioxygenase — translation MTTPEIIRIGHVVLSVADLAASKRFYVDLLGLNLLHETPGALYLRGVEDREWSLKLETGPAPRVRQFGFKVGSEAALDQLEALARAEGLATRRESELDRPSLLRIQDPFGFPMTYYYQSVRHPWLLQRYDLHRGPGITRIDHVNVFSPTVGDMAAWYQRTQGFRLSEYTEDQDGVTWAAWMHRKGNVHDLAITNGAGPRMHHFAYYLPDGSRVTQLCDILAGARMEAHIERGPGRHGISNAFYLYLRDPDGHRIELYSSDYLTVDPDFEPIRWDRDDIRRQQLWGGPAPKRWFTEGSVVESFDGAGSPVRESALSGIPTYIS, via the coding sequence ATGACGACCCCAGAGATCATCCGGATCGGCCACGTGGTCCTATCGGTGGCCGATCTCGCCGCTTCGAAACGGTTCTACGTCGATCTCCTGGGATTGAACCTGCTCCACGAAACGCCGGGCGCCCTCTACCTCCGCGGGGTCGAGGATCGCGAGTGGAGCCTCAAGCTCGAGACCGGCCCCGCCCCGCGGGTCCGGCAGTTTGGCTTCAAGGTCGGGTCCGAGGCCGCTCTCGACCAATTGGAGGCGCTAGCCCGTGCCGAAGGTCTGGCCACTCGGCGAGAGTCCGAACTCGACCGGCCCTCGTTGCTTCGGATCCAGGACCCGTTCGGCTTCCCGATGACCTATTACTACCAATCGGTTCGCCATCCGTGGCTGCTCCAGCGCTACGACCTGCACCGAGGCCCCGGGATTACTCGGATCGACCATGTGAACGTCTTCTCCCCGACGGTGGGCGACATGGCGGCATGGTACCAGCGGACCCAGGGATTCCGGCTGAGCGAGTACACCGAGGACCAAGACGGGGTGACCTGGGCCGCGTGGATGCACCGGAAGGGCAACGTCCACGATCTCGCCATCACTAACGGCGCCGGCCCCCGGATGCACCACTTTGCGTACTACCTCCCCGACGGGAGCCGGGTCACCCAGCTCTGCGATATCCTGGCCGGCGCGCGGATGGAGGCCCACATCGAACGCGGTCCCGGGCGCCATGGGATCTCGAACGCCTTCTACCTCTACCTTCGCGACCCCGACGGCCACCGGATCGAGTTGTACAGCTCGGACTATCTCACCGTGGATCCCGACTTCGAGCCGATCCGGTGGGACCGGGACGACATCCGGCGCCAGCAACTGTGGGGCGGCCCCGCACCGAAGCGGTGGTTTACCGAGGGATCAGTGGTCGAGTCATTCGACGGGGCCGGGTCGCCGGTCCGGGAATCGGCGTTGTCGGGCATCCCGACCTACATCTCATGA